AATTTTGCAGATGCTTTCCCACAAGGAGGGGGCCTTGGAGATTTGGAACCTCAAGGGGATGCCCGCCACCACCCTGTACCTCAAGCCGGGCTTTATCCGCTCCGTGGACCAAAACGGCAAGCCCCTGGATCCCGTGGCGGCCAAGGCAACCCTTCAAGCCCTGCTTTCCGCCCGGGAGGGGAGCTTTGAGTTCCTGCCGGGGGCAAGGCCTTCCCACAAGGTGCGCTTAAATCTGCCCGTGGAGAAGGTGCTCTTGGGCTTTATCACCCTCCAAGACGAGCTAGAGCGGTACCGGCCATTCCTGCCCCACCCCGAGGCCCTTTTCCAGGCGGCGGGAAACTTTCCCAAGGACCCCCGTTTTAAGGAGTTCTTCTGTCAAGCCCTTCCCCACCTGGAGCGAGGCGCCTCGGCGCAGGAGCTCGCGCAAAAGCTCCAGCTACCCCTGGACCACGTGCGCCTCTACCTATATCGGCTTCAGCTTTTGGGGATGGTGGAGCGCCTTGAGGGCCAGGAAAGGGGTCAACTTGCTCGGGGCTTGATGGCCCAGCTTAGAGGCCTGTGGAACCGAAAGGGGTAGCTATGCGCCTCTTGGTGGTGGACGATGACCCGGTGCAGCGCCGCCTCCTCATGCGGGCCCTAGCCCCCTTGGAGGTGGAGGTGGTGGAGGCCAGGAATGGCCAGGAGGCCCTGGACCTTTTCAGGGATGGCTTGCCCCACGTGGTCCTCACCGACCTCCATATGCCCGTGATGGACGGGCTGGAGCTCACGCGGCGGGTCAAGTCCCAAGACCCGCTCCTTCCCGTCATCCTCCTCACCGCCGACGGCGAGCGGGAGATGCGGCTAAAGGGGATTGAGGCGGGGGCGGACGATCTCCTAAACCGGCCCGTGGACCTGGCGGAACTCCGCCTTAGGGTCAAGGGGCACCTGGAAAGACGGCGCCTCCAGGAACGCCTGGAGGACCTGGAGCGCACCCTGCTCGCCCTCATGCGGGCGGTGGAGATGAAGGACGCCTACACCGCCGGCCACAGGGAAAGGGTGGCCCGCTACGCCCTTTGGACGGCGGAGGAGCTGGGTGCCCGGGAGGAGGAGCGTAGGGACCTCTACCTGGGGGCTTTGCTGCACGATGTGGGGAAGATCGCCATTCCCGACCACATCCTGCGGGGCGGCTACACCCTCACGGAGGCGGAGTGGCGCCTTATCCGGGAGCACCCGGTGAAGGGGGACGAGATCCTGAAGCCCCTCAGGGCCTACCCCCGCCTCCGCCCCTACGTGCGCTGGCACCACGAGAAGCTGGACGGCTCCGGCTACCCGGACGGGATCACCGAGGTGCCCCCTTTGGTCCAAGCGGTGGCCGTCGCCGACATCTACGATGCCCTTACCAGCGTGCGCACCTACCGCCACCCGGCAAGGCCAGAGGAGGCCCTGGAAGCCCTGAGGAAGGAAGCGGACCAGGGCCGGCTTTCCCAGGAAGTGGTGCGGGCTTTTAGGAGCGCCCTTTTGCGAAACCGCGCCCTGCGTTAAAGCCCGTACTCCTCCCAGCGGGCCTCCACCAGGGCCTGCACCTTGGGGTCCATGCGGATCCGCTCGGGCCAGACCCGCTGGAAGCCCTCCTCGGGGAGCTTCCGGGTGCCGTCCAGGACCAGCACGGGGCCTTCCACCCCGGGCATCACCCGGGCGTCCCGCTCGGGGTCAATGTTGTTGAGCACGGCCCAAAGGAGCTCTTCCGGGGTCAGGGCGGTGTCGGCGTCTGCGAGGAGGAGGAGGCGGATGCCGGCGCTTTGGGGTGCCTTTAGGAGCCTTTCCGCCACCTCCCAGGCCTGGTGGGGCCGCCTCTTCTCCAAGGCCACCCCCCAAAGCCCCGGCCACTGCCGTTGGGCGAGGGCCTCCGGGTCCTCCGGGAGGGCGGCGTGGGCCTTGGGGGTGAAGGGCACCTCTCCTCCTTCTTCGGGGAGCTTGCGCGTGCCGTCTAGGAAGAGCTTCCCCCCGAAGGCGAAGGCGCGGGCACTATGGTCCAGGACGTCCACGGGGCCCCGGAGGAGGAGGGTGTCGCGGCCGGGGAGGGCGTGCTTTAGGGCTTCCAGGAGGGCGGCGAAGCCGGGTTTCACGGGCACCTCCCCGTCCACCGCCACAATGACCTTGGCAAACATCATCTGTCCGAGGCCCAGCATCCCGTAGGCCACCTTGTAGGCCTGGCCCGGGTACGCCTTCCTTAGGCTCACGTTCACCCAGTTGTGGGCCACTCCCTCGGGGGGCATGTGGTAGTCCACCACCTCGGGCAACACGAGGCGCAGGGCGGGGAGGAAGAGCCTTTCCGTGGCCTCAATGAGGTAGGCGTCCTCCATGGGGGGTACCCCCACGATGGTGGCGGGGTAGATGGCTCCCTTGCGGTGGGTGAGGGCGGTGACGTGGAAGCG
The window above is part of the Thermus hydrothermalis genome. Proteins encoded here:
- a CDS encoding HD-GYP domain-containing protein, translating into MRLLVVDDDPVQRRLLMRALAPLEVEVVEARNGQEALDLFRDGLPHVVLTDLHMPVMDGLELTRRVKSQDPLLPVILLTADGEREMRLKGIEAGADDLLNRPVDLAELRLRVKGHLERRRLQERLEDLERTLLALMRAVEMKDAYTAGHRERVARYALWTAEELGAREEERRDLYLGALLHDVGKIAIPDHILRGGYTLTEAEWRLIREHPVKGDEILKPLRAYPRLRPYVRWHHEKLDGSGYPDGITEVPPLVQAVAVADIYDALTSVRTYRHPARPEEALEALRKEADQGRLSQEVVRAFRSALLRNRALR
- a CDS encoding DUF4388 domain-containing protein; the encoded protein is MALFGSLNSLPLEEILQMLSHKEGALEIWNLKGMPATTLYLKPGFIRSVDQNGKPLDPVAAKATLQALLSAREGSFEFLPGARPSHKVRLNLPVEKVLLGFITLQDELERYRPFLPHPEALFQAAGNFPKDPRFKEFFCQALPHLERGASAQELAQKLQLPLDHVRLYLYRLQLLGMVERLEGQERGQLARGLMAQLRGLWNRKG
- a CDS encoding menaquinone biosynthesis decarboxylase — protein: MFRNLRAYLEALEARGELKRIRVPVSAELEITEIADRMVKQGGPALLFERVLEKDFPVAIGLFGTRERTAFALGVEDLDALAKKVEALLALNPGKGGLSALMGLLPKLPLLRGFFPRRVRRAPVQEVVYRGEAVDLSRLPVLKCWPLDGGPFLTLPLVITKDPETGEINLGMYRMQVLDQRSTAMHWQLHKVGRRHLEKAKKMGKKLEVAVALGGDPVLTYAATAPLPPLPGVSEFHLAGFLRGAPLELARGVTVDLPVPAEAEFVLEGYIDPEEPLVEEGPFGDHTGFYTPVDLYPRFHVTALTHRKGAIYPATIVGVPPMEDAYLIEATERLFLPALRLVLPEVVDYHMPPEGVAHNWVNVSLRKAYPGQAYKVAYGMLGLGQMMFAKVIVAVDGEVPVKPGFAALLEALKHALPGRDTLLLRGPVDVLDHSARAFAFGGKLFLDGTRKLPEEGGEVPFTPKAHAALPEDPEALAQRQWPGLWGVALEKRRPHQAWEVAERLLKAPQSAGIRLLLLADADTALTPEELLWAVLNNIDPERDARVMPGVEGPVLVLDGTRKLPEEGFQRVWPERIRMDPKVQALVEARWEEYGL